The proteins below come from a single Aegilops tauschii subsp. strangulata cultivar AL8/78 chromosome 6, Aet v6.0, whole genome shotgun sequence genomic window:
- the LOC109781336 gene encoding F-box/FBD/LRR-repeat protein At2g04230 isoform X1, giving the protein MVNDSCPKQEDNGDDRLSNLPEHILLTIIDRLDIREAARTSVLSGRWRHLPAMLSRLVINVWDFLDPFNCNNDEIVRGSKAVVKVTKSILGRRDLSRNTIQFLCMTFILREDDPISIGHAVAHAMATQKVEIAEFTIFCDDDDLVIYGRRFMLFFDACPNAFGGLTRLNLENLRFGESDIPNVLNTCKRLNHLRLFYCDSGSCTVLKVEHAQLSELAIVNCSFERVELNSFPKLIRIIFEGWISFEDPLSFGDVLLLDTVSLTNVSLSWHKMIKLSKFLRRTPSVKRLKLGFNSEKIWVQPECLTERLAYVFHQLRFVNLSNMPEGYDLTWTLFILKAAPNLKELYMSVWDHLCEMKTDAKERKSLSYSENKGAEWESSAIAFQHQSLVTLAIFGFRARDYMMNYVRRVMETAVNLKAVFLYDRLTCDKCRSILSRFPPKWKQDCVEKFITNGIKSSAIMQFQTIAI; this is encoded by the exons ATGGTG AATGACAGTTGTCCGAAGCAGGAAGACAATGGAGACGACAGGCTCAGCAACTTGCCTGAGCATATTTTGCTTACCATCATTGATCGACTTGATATCCGCGAGGCTGCAAGAACCAGTGTCCTTTCTGGGCGGTGGCGGCACCTCCCTGCTATGCTCTCTCGACTTGTGATAAATGTTTGGGACTTCTTAGACCCGTTCAATTGCAACAATGATGAAATTGTTCGGGGTAGCAAAGCTGTGGTTAAAGTGACAAAGAGCATCCTGGGACGCAGAGATTTAAGCCGAAATACCATCCAGTTTCTGTGCATGACGTTCATCTTGAGAGAAGATGACCCAATATCCATCGGGCATGCTGTTGCTCACGCCATGGCAACCCAGAAGGTTGAGATAGCTGAGTTCACAATATTTTGTGATGATGATGATCTGGTCATCTACGGGCGACGATTCATGCTGTTCTTTGATGCATGTCCAAATGCATTTGGTGGTCTCACACGCCTTAACCTAGAGAATCTGAGATTTGGTGAATCAGACATCCCTAACGTCCTCAACACTTGCAAACGTTTGAATCATCTACGACTGTTCTATTGTGACTCAGGAAGTTGTACCGTGCTGAAAGTTGAGCACGCACAACTCAGTGAGCTCGCTATTGTTAATTGTTCTTTTGAAAGAGTTGAGCTCAACTCATTTCCGAAACTCATACGCATCATCTTTGAGGGTTGGATCTCTTTCGAAGATCCACTATCTTTTGGTGATGTCCTGTTGCTTGATACTGTAAGCCTCACAAATGTCAGTCTTAGTTGGCACAAGATGATCAAGTTAAGCAAGTTTCTTAGGCGTACTCCATCTGTGAAACGCTTGAAACTGGGATTTAATTCTGAAAAG ATTTGGGTTCAACCAGAATGTTTGACGGAAAGGCTGGCATATGTGTTCCACCAATTAAGGTTTGTGAATCTAAGTAATATGCCTGAGGGGTATGATCTCACCTGGACATTGTTCATACTTAAAGCCgcgccgaacctgaaggagctgTACATGAGT GTATGGGATCATCTGTGTGAAATGAAAACAGATGCAAAGGAGAGGAAGTCACTCTCGTACAGTGAGAATAAGGGTGCAGAATGGGAATCATCTGCAATTGCTTTCCAGCATCAGAGTCTGGTCACGCTTGCCATCTTCGGGTTCCGAGCTCGAGACTACATGATGAACTATGTCAGGCGTGTCATGGAAACAGCCGTCAATCTAAAGGCTGTGTTCTTGTATGATCGGTTAACGTGTGACAAGTGCCGCAGCATCCTGTCGCGGTTTCCGCCTAAGTGGAAGCAGGACTGTGTGGAGAAGTTTATCACAAATGGGATCAAGTCGTCTGCCATAATGCAATTCCAGACCATCGCTATTTAA
- the LOC109781336 gene encoding F-box/FBD/LRR-repeat protein At2g04230 isoform X2, with translation MQNDSCPKQEDNGDDRLSNLPEHILLTIIDRLDIREAARTSVLSGRWRHLPAMLSRLVINVWDFLDPFNCNNDEIVRGSKAVVKVTKSILGRRDLSRNTIQFLCMTFILREDDPISIGHAVAHAMATQKVEIAEFTIFCDDDDLVIYGRRFMLFFDACPNAFGGLTRLNLENLRFGESDIPNVLNTCKRLNHLRLFYCDSGSCTVLKVEHAQLSELAIVNCSFERVELNSFPKLIRIIFEGWISFEDPLSFGDVLLLDTVSLTNVSLSWHKMIKLSKFLRRTPSVKRLKLGFNSEKIWVQPECLTERLAYVFHQLRFVNLSNMPEGYDLTWTLFILKAAPNLKELYMSVWDHLCEMKTDAKERKSLSYSENKGAEWESSAIAFQHQSLVTLAIFGFRARDYMMNYVRRVMETAVNLKAVFLYDRLTCDKCRSILSRFPPKWKQDCVEKFITNGIKSSAIMQFQTIAI, from the exons ATGCAGAATGACAGTTGTCCGAAGCAGGAAGACAATGGAGACGACAGGCTCAGCAACTTGCCTGAGCATATTTTGCTTACCATCATTGATCGACTTGATATCCGCGAGGCTGCAAGAACCAGTGTCCTTTCTGGGCGGTGGCGGCACCTCCCTGCTATGCTCTCTCGACTTGTGATAAATGTTTGGGACTTCTTAGACCCGTTCAATTGCAACAATGATGAAATTGTTCGGGGTAGCAAAGCTGTGGTTAAAGTGACAAAGAGCATCCTGGGACGCAGAGATTTAAGCCGAAATACCATCCAGTTTCTGTGCATGACGTTCATCTTGAGAGAAGATGACCCAATATCCATCGGGCATGCTGTTGCTCACGCCATGGCAACCCAGAAGGTTGAGATAGCTGAGTTCACAATATTTTGTGATGATGATGATCTGGTCATCTACGGGCGACGATTCATGCTGTTCTTTGATGCATGTCCAAATGCATTTGGTGGTCTCACACGCCTTAACCTAGAGAATCTGAGATTTGGTGAATCAGACATCCCTAACGTCCTCAACACTTGCAAACGTTTGAATCATCTACGACTGTTCTATTGTGACTCAGGAAGTTGTACCGTGCTGAAAGTTGAGCACGCACAACTCAGTGAGCTCGCTATTGTTAATTGTTCTTTTGAAAGAGTTGAGCTCAACTCATTTCCGAAACTCATACGCATCATCTTTGAGGGTTGGATCTCTTTCGAAGATCCACTATCTTTTGGTGATGTCCTGTTGCTTGATACTGTAAGCCTCACAAATGTCAGTCTTAGTTGGCACAAGATGATCAAGTTAAGCAAGTTTCTTAGGCGTACTCCATCTGTGAAACGCTTGAAACTGGGATTTAATTCTGAAAAG ATTTGGGTTCAACCAGAATGTTTGACGGAAAGGCTGGCATATGTGTTCCACCAATTAAGGTTTGTGAATCTAAGTAATATGCCTGAGGGGTATGATCTCACCTGGACATTGTTCATACTTAAAGCCgcgccgaacctgaaggagctgTACATGAGT GTATGGGATCATCTGTGTGAAATGAAAACAGATGCAAAGGAGAGGAAGTCACTCTCGTACAGTGAGAATAAGGGTGCAGAATGGGAATCATCTGCAATTGCTTTCCAGCATCAGAGTCTGGTCACGCTTGCCATCTTCGGGTTCCGAGCTCGAGACTACATGATGAACTATGTCAGGCGTGTCATGGAAACAGCCGTCAATCTAAAGGCTGTGTTCTTGTATGATCGGTTAACGTGTGACAAGTGCCGCAGCATCCTGTCGCGGTTTCCGCCTAAGTGGAAGCAGGACTGTGTGGAGAAGTTTATCACAAATGGGATCAAGTCGTCTGCCATAATGCAATTCCAGACCATCGCTATTTAA
- the LOC109781313 gene encoding uncharacterized protein, with product MRSSASCNAVSWYIYGPKYLVRGSKQACSSSSSAMASQLKNLLFVSATFPLLLLLLCMASAISPEGEALLRWKSTLLNSTSLSSWSHANPTCYWHGVTCDSAGHVTLLRLHACDLKGTLDALYSPAFQNLTGIDLYYNNIFGVIPVNISLFLTLTSLDLSWNNLVGDIPYQLSNLPKIVELDLGNNHLTNPDHTKFSPMPTLSLLSLNSNNLHGTFPQFILNRTNVWLVQLDLSSNSFTGSIPTTLPDIAPNLRLIDLSSNMFFGCIPQSLSKLARIESLYLQENNLTGGIPKGLSNLTNLGNMDLSRNILSGELPPSFSRMNKMQTFQVGNNHHLSGSIPLEWFSNWTLLRTFDVANNNLVGSIPPEITRWEVIDTLVLRGNCFIGKVRAELGYLPNLYALDLSSNNLTGTIPLEFGSLSYLQILDLSNNLLEGEIPGILSLLPLTDTLLSGNKFTGIADNNFCELPNLKLLDLSKNLISGAVPGCFWNIPVTYMDLSSNAFAGEVTASTVDFSQLDSVDLSNNKLTGCFPSVLKNLELLEFLDLGDNMFSGKIPSWIGASLSMLRILRLRSNMFHGSIPCEVSQLSDLQLLDLAGNNLTGHIPVSFANFNYTIMTKPELEHNSGPMEMVDSFLPHYSDQVDIIWKGRDYTYSRKIMLMTGIDLSSNYLSGEIPAELLNLGAIRFLNLSRNNLSGAIPSNIGNLKDVESLDLSWNELSGPIPPSMSHLMFLSSLNLSNNLLSGEIPSGNQLQTLDDPTIYSNNLGLCGVPLSIPCKNGSSSTTALDGAKEDHRQLETLWLYYSVIAGTVFGFWIWFGTLFFWSIWRVTFFSCIDAMQQKFMQKMKRT from the coding sequence ATGCGTTCATCTGCTTCCTGCAATGCAGTCTCCTGGTATATATACGGGCCTAAATACCTAGTTCGTGGAAGCAAACAAGCGTGCAGTTCATCTAGTTCAGCGATGGCATCCCAACTCAAAAATCTTCTGTTTGTCTCAGCCACTTTTCCTCTTCTCCTGCTGCTGCTATGCATGGCCAGTGCAATCAGCCCCGAAGGAGAAGCGCTCCTCCGATGGAAATCGACTTTGCTCAACTCCACCTCTCTGTCCTCATGGTCGCATGCCAACCCGACCTGCTATTGGCACGGCGTCACCTGTGATTCAGCCGGTCATGTTACTCTGCTCCGTCTTCATGCATGCGACCTCAAAGGTACACTAGATGCCTTGTACTCTCCTGCATTCCAGAACCTCACAGGGATTGATCTCTACTACAATAACATTTTCGGTGTCATCCCGGTAAATATCTCTTTGTTTCTCACCCTCACAAGTCTGGATTTGAGCTGGAATAATCTTGTTGGTGACATCCCCTACCAGCTCAGCAATCTCCCAAAGATTGTTGAGTTAGATTTGGGAAATAACCACTTGACCAACCCAGACCATACCAAGTTCTCGCCTATGCCCACTTTGTCGCTATTGTCTCTAAATAGCAACAATCTACATGGCACCTTTCCACAGTTCATCCTCAACCGTACCAACGTTTGGTTGGTACAACTTGACCTATCAAGTAACTCCTTCACGGGTTCGATACCGACGACCCTGCCAGATATAGCACCAAATTTAAGGCTCATTGATCTATCCTCCAACATGTTCTTCGGGTGCATACCACAGTCGCTCTCCAAACTTGCAAGGATTGAAAGCCTCTATCTCCAGGAGAACAATCTTACTGGAGGAATCCCAAAGGGGCTCAGTAACCTAACTAATCTGGGAAACATGGACCTGTCAAGGAACATACTCTCTGGAGAGTTGCCACCGTCTTTTTCTAGGATGAATAAAATGCAAACGTTTCAAGTGGGGAACAACCACCATCTCAGCGGCAGCATCCCATTGGAATGGTTCTCAAACTGGACCTTGCTCCGTACTTTTGATGTGGCAAACAACAACTTGGTCGGGAGCATCCCACCGGAAATCACTAGGTGGGAGGTAATAGACACACTGGTCCTCCGTGGCAACTGCTTCATCGGAAAGGTCCGTGCAGAGCTAGGATATCTCCCCAACCTTTATGCACTGGACCTATCCAGTAATAACCTTACTGGTACAATACCATTGGAGTTTGGTAGTTTGTCTTATTTACAAATCCTTGACCTCAGCAACAACCTCTTGGAGGGAGAGATTCCAGGAATCTTGTCGCTCCTTCCTCTCACTGATACACTCCTGTCTGGAAACAAGTTCACGGGCATCGCCGACAATAATTTTTGTGAGCTACCTAATCTAAAACTATTGGACTTGTCGAAGAATCTCATATCTGGAGCGGTCCCTGGTTGTTTTTGGAACATACCTGTTACATACATGGATTTGTCAAGCAATGCCTTTGCTGGAGAAGTTACAGCCTCGACGGTTGACTTTTCTCAACTAGATTCAGTAGATCTATCAAACAACAAGTTGACAGGCTGCTTTCCATCTGTTCTGAAGAACTTAGAACTCCTGGAATTTTTGGATCTTGGAGACAATATGTTTTCAGGCAAAATTCCTTCATGGATAGGAGCTAGCCTCTCTATGCTAAGAATTCTCCGGCTGCGGTCAAATATGTTTCATGGAAGTATTCCTTGCGAGGTATCACAACTCTCTGATCTCCAGTTGCTTGACCTTGCTGGCAACAATCTTACAGGTCACATACCTGTAAGTTTTGCTAACTTTAATTACACAATCATGACAAAGCCAGAACTGGAACATAATAGCGGGCCCATGGAGATGGTTGACAGCTTTCTGCCTCACTACAGTGACCAGGTTGACATAATCTGGAAGGGGCGTGATTATACTTACAGTAGGAAAATTATGCTTATGACTGGTATTGATCTATCAAGCAACTACCTTTCTGGTGAGATCCCTGCAGAATTGCTGAATCTTGGAGCCATTCGGTTCCTGAACCTGTCAAGAAATAATTTATCTGGTGCTATCCCAAGTAACATTGGTAACTTGAAAGATGTCGAGTCCCTTGACCTCTCCTGGAACGAGCTCTCAGGTCCTATTCCTCCAAGCATGTCACATCTGATGTTCCTCAGCTCTCTTAATCTCTCCAACAATCTTCTATCGGGAGAGATACCTTCAGGAAATCAGCTACAAACACTCGATGACCCCACCATCTATAGCAACAACCTTGGACTATGTGGTGTCCCTCTGAGCATTCCATGTAAAAACGGCTCGAGTTCTACAACAGCACTGGATGGGGCCAAGGAAGACCACCGTCAACTTGAAACCCTGTGGCTGTACTACTCAGTCATTGCTGGAACTGTCTTTGGTTTCTGGATATGGTTTGGAACATTGTTTTTCTGGAGCATCTGGAGGGTTACGTTCTTCAGTTGCATCGATGCCATGCAGCAGAAGTTTATGCAGAAGATGAAGCGTACTTGA